The Candidatus Manganitrophus noduliformans genome includes a window with the following:
- the meaB gene encoding methylmalonyl Co-A mutase-associated GTPase MeaB gives MKNREAWVRKILEGDVRSASRLLTLVENQDPTAIPLLKTLFRHTGNANLIGITGPAGAGKSTLINQLITALRKEKRSVGVLAVDPTSPFSGGAILGDRLRMHPHFLDREVFIRSLATRGAWGGISPALFNAIHILDAMGKERILIETVGVGQDEVEIADLADVVVLVLSPGMGDEVQLMKAGLLEIGDILVVNKGDLKESQQLYYQLKEMIPDRPILKIAAEKGEGLPALLSEIGKQLSKIETHGAKRKSFIMEELRTLLREEIGQTVLQASFDERAVEAVLLRKRDPYRLIQSWLKRRG, from the coding sequence GTGAAAAATCGAGAGGCCTGGGTTCGGAAGATCTTAGAGGGGGATGTCCGATCGGCCTCCCGTCTTCTCACCCTCGTTGAGAATCAAGATCCCACCGCGATTCCCCTTTTGAAGACTCTCTTCCGTCATACCGGAAATGCCAACCTCATCGGGATCACCGGTCCGGCCGGGGCCGGAAAGAGCACCCTGATCAACCAATTGATTACCGCGCTCCGTAAAGAGAAGCGATCGGTCGGCGTCTTGGCGGTCGATCCGACCAGCCCCTTCTCCGGCGGAGCGATTCTGGGCGACCGCCTCCGGATGCATCCTCATTTCCTCGACCGCGAGGTTTTTATTCGAAGTCTCGCCACCCGCGGCGCCTGGGGCGGAATCAGCCCCGCTCTCTTTAACGCGATTCATATTCTCGATGCGATGGGTAAAGAGCGGATTCTGATTGAGACGGTCGGCGTCGGCCAAGACGAGGTGGAGATCGCCGATCTGGCCGATGTGGTGGTCCTGGTCCTCTCCCCCGGCATGGGGGACGAGGTGCAGCTGATGAAGGCGGGTCTTCTCGAAATTGGGGACATCCTTGTTGTGAACAAAGGGGACTTGAAGGAATCGCAGCAACTCTACTATCAGCTCAAGGAGATGATCCCCGATCGGCCGATTTTGAAGATCGCCGCGGAAAAAGGAGAAGGCCTTCCGGCCCTCCTTTCCGAGATCGGAAAACAGCTCTCTAAAATAGAGACGCACGGTGCAAAGCGCAAAAGCTTCATCATGGAGGAGCTTCGCACCCTGCTGAGAGAAGAAATCGGGCAGACGGTTCTGCAGGCTTCTTTTGACGAGCGGGCGGTCGAGGCCGTTCTTCTTCGAAAGCGGGATCCGTATCGGTTGATTCAGTCGTGGTTGAAACGGAGAGGCTAG
- a CDS encoding GTP-binding protein, producing MSFINYSAREINCKIVYYGPGLCGKTTNLIYIYKKTNPDSKGKMISLATETERTLFFDFLPLALGNIKGFKVRFHLYTVPGQVFYDASRKLILRGVDGVIFVADSQVERMEANIESMENLRKNLKDQGLNLDAMPFIIQYNKRDLPNVVPIEELNRVLNPRNVPSYEAVAATGKGVFDTLKELAKLVIMELKKKA from the coding sequence ATGTCGTTTATTAATTACTCGGCCCGTGAGATCAACTGCAAGATCGTCTACTACGGCCCCGGTCTGTGCGGAAAGACCACCAATCTGATCTACATCTACAAAAAGACGAATCCCGACAGCAAAGGAAAGATGATCTCGCTTGCCACCGAAACCGAGCGGACCCTCTTCTTCGATTTTCTCCCGTTGGCGCTGGGAAACATTAAAGGCTTCAAGGTCCGGTTCCACCTCTATACCGTTCCCGGGCAGGTCTTTTACGATGCAAGCAGAAAGCTGATTTTGCGGGGGGTCGACGGGGTCATCTTCGTCGCCGATTCTCAGGTGGAACGGATGGAAGCGAACATCGAGAGCATGGAAAATCTTCGGAAGAATCTAAAGGACCAGGGGCTGAATCTGGATGCCATGCCCTTTATCATCCAATACAATAAGCGCGATCTCCCGAATGTGGTCCCCATCGAAGAGCTCAATCGCGTTCTCAATCCCCGGAACGTTCCCTCCTACGAAGCGGTCGCCGCCACCGGAAAAGGGGTGTTCGACACGCTCAAAGAGCTTGCCAAGCTGGTCATCATGGAATTAAAGAAGAAGGCCTAG
- a CDS encoding thiamine pyrophosphate-dependent enzyme has translation MGKEKIKICDEFYDIMPPEYRELVDSATYGKEGRGWKDVGVAKELIEEHSLCAGCPESIAFRYVLACLPNPEDTVMVGSTGCTSLVFPHVAVHNIHSLFGNQNAVASGLKRALAHRFPGKIKDVVVLAGDGATVDIGLDMTLQSWFRQEKFVTICFDNELYANTGGQESGLMQKGFVSKMAPAGKKFDKVKLPEIAQESGCHYVATLTVSKPNRVEKAIRQAVLIAREVGPTYIQLYTPCILEIGKQAMEGLQEMRDSEGPNERFAFKEYISEEAKAYLASLEKEKKPAAISSTQA, from the coding sequence GTGGGTAAAGAGAAGATTAAAATTTGCGATGAATTTTATGACATCATGCCTCCCGAGTATCGCGAGCTGGTTGACAGCGCGACGTATGGCAAAGAGGGACGCGGCTGGAAAGATGTCGGGGTTGCCAAGGAGCTGATCGAGGAGCATTCGCTATGTGCGGGATGTCCCGAATCGATCGCCTTCCGGTATGTTTTGGCCTGTCTCCCGAACCCGGAAGATACTGTGATGGTCGGCTCCACCGGTTGCACCAGCCTGGTCTTCCCCCATGTGGCCGTTCACAATATTCACTCCTTGTTTGGAAACCAAAACGCCGTCGCCTCAGGTCTAAAGCGCGCCCTCGCTCACCGCTTTCCCGGAAAGATAAAGGATGTGGTGGTTCTGGCCGGTGACGGCGCCACGGTCGACATCGGGCTCGATATGACCCTTCAGTCATGGTTCCGTCAGGAGAAGTTCGTGACGATCTGCTTCGACAACGAGCTCTACGCCAATACCGGCGGTCAGGAGAGCGGATTGATGCAGAAGGGGTTTGTCTCCAAGATGGCCCCCGCCGGAAAGAAGTTTGACAAGGTCAAACTCCCGGAGATTGCCCAGGAGTCGGGCTGTCACTATGTTGCGACACTCACGGTCAGCAAGCCGAACCGCGTGGAGAAGGCGATTCGCCAAGCGGTCCTGATTGCCCGCGAAGTCGGCCCGACCTATATCCAGCTCTACACGCCATGTATCCTTGAGATCGGAAAGCAGGCGATGGAAGGACTCCAGGAGATGAGAGACTCCGAAGGCCCCAATGAGCGGTTCGCCTTCAAAGAGTATATCTCCGAGGAAGCGAAAGCCTACTTGGCAAGTTTGGAGAAGGAAAAGAAACCCGCGGCGATCTCGTCGACCCAAGCATAA
- a CDS encoding roadblock/LC7 domain-containing protein, which yields MPDSGLVMYEEEFKQVDAELSKLHQLANAKVTFLVDKNGQLIASVGETQNLDTTSLASLTAGNIAATGGMAKLLGEKEFSILFHEGERDNVHISLIGDRVILVVVFDQRSSLGLVRLRVKKSSEVFTQIFSKIIDKVEKEKETKNSRSPFAEITEDDIDRLFG from the coding sequence ATGCCCGATTCCGGTTTGGTCATGTACGAGGAAGAGTTTAAGCAGGTTGATGCGGAGCTCTCAAAGCTGCATCAACTGGCGAACGCCAAAGTCACCTTCCTTGTAGATAAAAATGGACAACTCATCGCAAGCGTCGGAGAGACCCAAAATCTCGATACGACGTCGCTTGCCTCTCTCACGGCGGGAAATATCGCCGCGACGGGGGGAATGGCAAAGCTCCTCGGCGAGAAAGAATTCTCCATCCTCTTCCATGAAGGGGAGAGAGATAATGTCCATATCTCCCTGATCGGCGATCGGGTGATTTTGGTGGTTGTCTTCGATCAACGTTCCTCATTGGGTCTGGTTCGTTTGCGGGTGAAGAAGAGCTCCGAAGTCTTCACGCAAATCTTCTCGAAAATTATCGATAAAGTAGAGAAAGAAAAAGAAACCAAAAACAGCAGATCTCCCTTTGCGGAAATTACGGAAGATGACATTGACCGGTTGTTCGGGTGA
- the recR gene encoding recombination mediator RecR, whose translation MDQKGRFAYLIEQLMELPGVGRKSAQRMAFYILKMPAESAKKIGQAIIDVKDMLSFCKICNNISEGEICAICASPNRDSQRVVVVEEPSTLYAIERTGEYKGLYHVLLGALSPLSETNGTELTIKNLIERLEKGGISEVIIATNPNIEGEATAIYLTRLIKPLHIKVTRIACGIPVGVDLEYADEVTLAKSLEGRREIG comes from the coding sequence ATGGACCAGAAGGGAAGATTCGCATATTTAATTGAACAGCTGATGGAACTCCCCGGCGTCGGAAGGAAATCGGCGCAGCGGATGGCTTTTTACATCTTAAAGATGCCGGCCGAATCGGCAAAAAAAATCGGCCAGGCGATTATCGACGTCAAAGACATGCTCTCCTTTTGTAAGATCTGCAATAATATTTCAGAAGGGGAAATCTGTGCCATCTGCGCCAGCCCCAATCGGGACAGTCAAAGGGTGGTTGTTGTGGAAGAGCCGAGCACCCTTTATGCGATCGAGAGAACGGGAGAATATAAAGGGCTCTACCACGTCTTGCTCGGTGCCCTTTCTCCTTTATCGGAGACGAACGGCACGGAGCTCACCATCAAAAATCTCATCGAACGGCTTGAAAAGGGAGGGATTTCGGAGGTCATTATCGCCACCAACCCCAACATCGAAGGGGAAGCGACCGCCATTTACCTGACCCGCCTCATCAAGCCGCTCCACATCAAGGTCACCCGGATTGCCTGCGGTATTCCCGTCGGTGTCGATCTGGAATATGCCGACGAAGTGACCCTCGCCAAATCGCTCGAAGGCCGGCGCGAGATCGGATAA
- a CDS encoding YbaB/EbfC family nucleoid-associated protein: MSNKKMLGDIMKQAQALQERMAKLQEEAAKKTVEASSGGGMVTVKVSGRQQVLSVAIDPEIIKSGDVEMLQDLIMAAVNEGLRKSQELMAEEMKGMTGGLNIPGLF, translated from the coding sequence ATGTCGAATAAAAAAATGCTCGGGGATATCATGAAGCAGGCGCAGGCGCTCCAGGAGCGGATGGCGAAGCTTCAGGAAGAGGCGGCGAAGAAGACGGTCGAGGCCTCTTCCGGAGGGGGGATGGTGACGGTGAAGGTGAGCGGGAGACAACAGGTTCTGTCGGTCGCGATCGACCCCGAGATCATCAAGTCGGGGGATGTCGAGATGCTTCAAGACCTCATCATGGCCGCCGTCAACGAAGGGCTTCGAAAGAGCCAAGAGCTGATGGCAGAAGAAATGAAAGGAATGACCGGGGGGTTAAACATTCCGGGATTGTTTTAA
- a CDS encoding pyruvate ferredoxin oxidoreductase — MYAVAEVVDEACVAHKGCRLCIMYCPEADTILFDKTKKVAVVVEQRCKGCELCVVVCSAAKHNAIRLVHR; from the coding sequence ATGTATGCAGTTGCCGAAGTAGTTGACGAAGCGTGTGTCGCCCACAAGGGATGCCGGTTGTGTATTATGTACTGCCCGGAGGCCGATACGATTCTCTTTGATAAAACAAAAAAGGTCGCGGTGGTTGTCGAGCAGCGTTGCAAGGGGTGTGAGCTCTGCGTGGTCGTCTGTTCTGCGGCAAAACACAATGCCATCCGACTTGTTCATCGATAA
- a CDS encoding 2-oxoacid:acceptor oxidoreductase family protein, with product MRKRVNIRMSGLGGQGVVTSAHVLATAASKEGKHAISNPFFGAEKRMAPAESYVRIAGERIYDRGELVYPDVIMVFHPQVITLGKCYTMPFYSGIKAGGILMINSDEPIPLSDDDLSFLDKQNVPIFTVPATTLAVEIAGTELATNMAMLGALMGATRIVAMEAMEAALQDRFGKKYVASGGTATLDEAIKKKFAKKEQLLAKNMETIRKGFDLGVAWAETIKTPMLV from the coding sequence ATGAGAAAGCGCGTTAATATTCGGATGTCCGGTTTGGGGGGTCAGGGAGTGGTGACCTCCGCCCATGTCTTGGCGACGGCGGCTTCCAAAGAGGGAAAACATGCGATTTCAAATCCCTTCTTTGGCGCTGAAAAGAGAATGGCTCCGGCCGAAAGTTATGTCCGGATCGCCGGCGAGCGGATCTATGATCGGGGCGAGTTGGTTTATCCCGACGTGATCATGGTCTTCCATCCCCAGGTGATCACCCTCGGAAAGTGCTACACGATGCCGTTCTACTCGGGAATCAAGGCGGGCGGTATTTTGATGATCAACTCGGATGAGCCGATTCCCCTGTCTGATGATGATCTCTCCTTCTTGGACAAACAGAACGTTCCCATTTTCACCGTTCCGGCGACGACCTTGGCGGTCGAAATTGCGGGGACGGAGTTGGCCACAAACATGGCGATGCTCGGCGCGTTGATGGGAGCGACCCGGATCGTCGCGATGGAAGCGATGGAAGCGGCGCTGCAAGATCGGTTCGGTAAGAAGTATGTCGCATCCGGAGGAACGGCCACGTTGGATGAGGCAATCAAGAAGAAGTTCGCCAAGAAAGAGCAGCTTTTGGCGAAGAATATGGAAACGATCCGAAAGGGTTTTGATCTCGGTGTCGCCTGGGCTGAAACAATCAAGACCCCCATGTTGGTCTAA
- the tadA gene encoding tRNA adenosine(34) deaminase TadA, which produces MRPTDQDELYMRLALKAAEAAFAEGEVPVGAVLVGKDATITAYNLKERRHDPTAHAEMLVLRKGGEMWGRWRLGGTLYVTLEPCAMCAGALIQARIDRLVYGAADPKAGACGSVIEVAREPRFNHRMEVLGGVLSGESEHLLQRFFDRLRGREIVKR; this is translated from the coding sequence ATGCGCCCCACTGATCAGGATGAGCTGTACATGCGGCTGGCCCTGAAGGCTGCGGAAGCGGCCTTCGCCGAAGGGGAAGTTCCGGTCGGCGCCGTCCTGGTCGGCAAGGATGCAACCATAACCGCTTACAACCTGAAAGAGCGCCGGCATGATCCGACGGCACATGCCGAGATGCTGGTCCTCCGGAAAGGGGGAGAGATGTGGGGGCGCTGGCGGTTGGGCGGGACCCTTTATGTGACGTTGGAGCCCTGCGCCATGTGTGCCGGGGCCTTGATCCAGGCCCGGATCGATCGCCTGGTCTACGGCGCGGCCGATCCCAAGGCCGGCGCCTGCGGGTCGGTGATCGAAGTGGCGCGGGAGCCTCGGTTCAACCATCGGATGGAGGTGCTCGGCGGGGTTCTCTCGGGTGAGTCGGAACATCTGCTCCAGCGTTTTTTCGATCGTCTGCGGGGCCGAGAGATCGTTAAACGTTAG
- a CDS encoding carbon monoxide dehydrogenase beta subunit family protein, translating to MPKYRVLPGPEAFLPPSAACAGVVLPDPGQGHIHGEIVHEDIAMEEAAKQLLTAKVPTIFPGPLVLWNWNEKAAKKATAIKALYDELKSHNAGALLIPMPDYRPKYPKINPEVEINPNHPNLTIWHNKIDACMFVGVHCHQANLSLKIIRGGTNCYTIAMCAQAGHEDAMLSFRDATPDKIWKLVEVVRKAKASGVYASRGGVAVSKA from the coding sequence ATGCCAAAATATCGCGTCTTACCGGGTCCGGAAGCTTTCTTGCCCCCTTCAGCTGCCTGCGCGGGTGTCGTCCTTCCCGACCCGGGCCAGGGCCACATTCATGGAGAGATTGTCCACGAAGATATCGCAATGGAGGAGGCCGCTAAGCAGCTCTTGACGGCGAAGGTGCCGACGATCTTTCCCGGTCCGCTGGTTCTTTGGAACTGGAATGAGAAGGCGGCCAAAAAAGCGACCGCGATCAAGGCCCTCTATGATGAACTCAAATCTCATAACGCCGGGGCGTTGCTGATTCCGATGCCCGACTACCGGCCGAAGTACCCCAAGATTAATCCTGAAGTCGAAATTAACCCCAACCATCCAAATCTGACCATCTGGCATAATAAAATCGATGCATGCATGTTTGTCGGCGTCCACTGTCACCAGGCAAATCTCTCCCTGAAGATTATCCGGGGGGGAACCAATTGTTATACGATTGCGATGTGCGCCCAAGCAGGCCATGAAGATGCAATGCTCTCCTTCCGTGATGCGACGCCCGATAAAATCTGGAAGTTGGTGGAGGTGGTTCGGAAGGCGAAGGCATCCGGTGTTTACGCAAGCCGGGGCGGGGTGGCCGTTTCAAAAGCTTAA
- the dnaX gene encoding DNA polymerase III subunit gamma/tau produces MASDYQVSARKWRPQTFEEVIGQRHVATTLINAVSRGKVAQAYLFSGIRGVGKTTMARLLAKALNCATPQGASPCNQCDSCREITEGRSVDVVEIDGASNTGVDDVRELREKVKYLPLRGKLKIYIIDEVHMLSNAAFNALLKTLEEPPLHLVFIFATTESHKIPATILSRCQHFVFRRISRQEIIAQLQRVADERKVRFAERGLVLIAKAAEGSMRDALSLLDQAISYGGQEVSEEDLFTLLGRMGEARFHSLVRAIHDRNASAALGLAREIADQGYDLRQFLADWLEHLRHLIVARNVEGAEAWIDLPKEEIDEIRAEAALFTDEELQRLFSLFARLQGEIRTAPHPHLLFEVALMKGISLAHLQPVEKILERLETLGGGGSPAPPVNVVPSKVPEKGAPASPSIQRAQEVPRPASSPTPSDKKKVWLQVISEIKEKRPSLGSFLEQGTLLEITEQRVKIGYSESFLIPLIQKEENQKLMSALFKTHFQREMALELVDLHGAAVSSPPSGKDTTQHLPTPHPFVQEALRVLGGEVIETKQGKIF; encoded by the coding sequence ATGGCGAGCGATTATCAGGTATCGGCAAGAAAGTGGCGACCGCAGACCTTTGAAGAGGTCATCGGTCAGCGCCATGTGGCGACCACCCTGATCAATGCCGTTTCCCGGGGGAAGGTTGCGCAGGCCTATCTCTTCTCCGGAATCAGGGGGGTCGGCAAAACGACCATGGCCCGGCTGCTTGCCAAGGCGCTGAACTGCGCCACACCGCAGGGGGCGAGCCCTTGCAATCAGTGCGATTCGTGCCGGGAGATCACCGAGGGGCGTTCGGTCGATGTGGTTGAGATCGACGGCGCGTCGAACACCGGGGTGGATGATGTCCGCGAACTGCGCGAGAAGGTGAAGTACCTTCCGCTTCGCGGGAAATTGAAAATTTACATCATCGATGAAGTGCATATGCTCTCGAATGCCGCCTTTAATGCGCTGCTAAAAACGCTCGAAGAGCCGCCGCTTCATTTGGTCTTTATTTTCGCCACGACCGAATCCCACAAAATTCCGGCGACGATTCTCTCCCGCTGTCAGCATTTTGTTTTCCGCCGGATCTCGCGACAAGAGATCATCGCACAGCTGCAGCGCGTGGCGGATGAGCGGAAGGTCCGCTTCGCCGAGCGGGGCTTGGTCCTCATCGCAAAAGCGGCCGAGGGGAGCATGCGGGATGCATTGAGTCTTCTCGATCAGGCGATCTCTTATGGCGGTCAAGAGGTCAGCGAAGAGGATCTCTTTACCCTTCTTGGACGGATGGGGGAGGCGCGGTTTCACTCCTTGGTTCGGGCGATCCACGATCGGAATGCCTCCGCGGCGCTGGGGTTGGCGAGAGAGATCGCCGATCAGGGATATGACCTCCGGCAGTTCCTGGCCGACTGGCTGGAGCATCTGCGGCACCTGATCGTCGCGCGCAATGTAGAAGGAGCCGAGGCCTGGATCGATCTTCCAAAAGAGGAGATCGATGAGATCCGCGCGGAAGCGGCCCTCTTTACCGATGAAGAGCTGCAACGCCTTTTCTCCCTCTTTGCCCGCCTTCAGGGTGAGATTCGCACCGCGCCGCATCCGCATCTTCTCTTCGAGGTTGCCTTGATGAAGGGGATTTCACTGGCCCATCTTCAGCCGGTGGAGAAAATTCTGGAGCGGCTGGAAACGTTGGGAGGGGGAGGTTCTCCAGCCCCTCCGGTAAACGTCGTTCCGTCGAAAGTGCCGGAAAAAGGAGCCCCTGCGTCCCCTTCCATTCAAAGAGCTCAGGAGGTCCCAAGGCCTGCGTCTTCTCCGACCCCCTCCGATAAAAAGAAGGTATGGCTGCAGGTGATCTCGGAAATTAAGGAAAAGCGGCCGAGTCTCGGATCGTTTTTAGAGCAGGGAACCCTCTTGGAAATCACAGAGCAAAGGGTTAAGATAGGCTATTCGGAGTCGTTTTTAATCCCGCTGATTCAAAAAGAAGAGAATCAGAAATTAATGAGCGCTTTGTTCAAGACCCATTTCCAAAGGGAAATGGCCTTGGAGCTGGTTGATTTGCATGGGGCGGCGGTCTCCTCCCCTCCTTCCGGGAAGGACACCACGCAGCATTTACCGACACCGCATCCCTTCGTCCAAGAGGCGCTGCGGGTGCTGGGGGGAGAGGTGATCGAGACCAAGCAAGGGAAGATATTCTGA
- a CDS encoding transketolase C-terminal domain-containing protein yields MEANTIIGTVNKKGQKIVEPEYLFFEAPRQQYFMTGSEVVREAIRRASVDISVAYPITPQSEAAAMVGDLYVEGYVGDYFRGESEFAVMSQCAGASFGGARVFTTTSGPGTLRAYENFPMWAGSRLPILINVMVRGINSPLNIQPDTLELGMILDTGMLIWHAETAQELLDYLLKGYIVAEEPDVHLPIAVVIDGFFVSHTKDMVMIPSADLALPPYNPYRSPVPCMDMEVPPVRMMRDPFVMKSNYISYATHASWQQEIRAAIERSRKHTIRLIGGLIEEENSDADILIVSSGTAVAQGREAIRLLAEEGIRVGIVKVKTLRPFPHEEIRQATKNAKLIFVPEFNVVGWMAREIKAVIPDNHRVIEGPHVAGGMTMPPEVIVEEIKKVLAGKKEVVRG; encoded by the coding sequence ATGGAAGCGAATACGATCATCGGTACCGTAAATAAGAAGGGCCAGAAAATTGTTGAGCCGGAGTACCTCTTTTTTGAAGCCCCTCGGCAGCAGTATTTCATGACAGGGAGCGAGGTCGTTCGAGAGGCGATCCGTCGGGCAAGCGTCGATATCTCTGTGGCCTATCCGATCACCCCTCAGAGCGAGGCGGCGGCGATGGTCGGCGATCTCTATGTGGAAGGTTATGTCGGGGATTATTTCCGAGGAGAGAGCGAATTCGCCGTGATGTCGCAGTGCGCCGGCGCCTCCTTCGGTGGAGCGCGCGTCTTCACGACTACCTCGGGACCGGGAACCCTCCGTGCTTATGAGAATTTCCCGATGTGGGCTGGCTCCCGTCTCCCGATCCTGATCAACGTGATGGTCCGGGGGATCAACTCTCCCCTCAACATTCAGCCGGACACGCTCGAGCTCGGGATGATTCTCGATACCGGGATGCTCATCTGGCACGCGGAGACCGCTCAGGAGCTTTTGGATTATCTCCTCAAAGGTTATATCGTTGCAGAAGAGCCCGATGTTCATCTCCCGATCGCTGTTGTCATCGACGGATTTTTCGTCAGCCATACCAAAGATATGGTCATGATCCCTTCGGCCGATTTGGCGCTTCCTCCCTACAACCCATACCGCTCCCCGGTGCCTTGCATGGATATGGAAGTTCCGCCGGTCCGGATGATGCGGGATCCCTTCGTGATGAAGAGCAACTACATCAGCTATGCGACGCATGCAAGCTGGCAGCAGGAGATCCGCGCCGCCATCGAACGGTCCAGGAAGCACACCATCCGTCTAATCGGGGGATTGATCGAGGAAGAAAACAGCGATGCGGATATCTTGATTGTTTCGTCGGGGACCGCCGTAGCGCAAGGGCGGGAGGCGATTCGTCTCTTGGCGGAGGAGGGAATCCGCGTTGGGATCGTGAAAGTGAAGACCCTGCGTCCGTTCCCCCATGAAGAGATTCGTCAGGCGACAAAGAATGCCAAATTGATTTTTGTGCCGGAGTTCAACGTGGTCGGGTGGATGGCGCGCGAGATCAAAGCGGTTATTCCTGATAACCACCGCGTTATCGAAGGGCCGCATGTGGCCGGCGGTATGACGATGCCCCCTGAAGTGATCGTGGAAGAGATTAAAAAAGTGCTGGCCGGTAAAAAGGAGGTGGTCCGTGGGTAA